Proteins co-encoded in one Parus major isolate Abel chromosome 17, Parus_major1.1, whole genome shotgun sequence genomic window:
- the ENDOG gene encoding endonuclease G, mitochondrial: protein MLRARWVLPLAVGAGLGAALARREHRERGDAAEGLLARLPVLPAVAAASLPAPPGSGRTELSKYGLPGLAQLRSRESYVLCYDPRSRSALWVIEQLNRDTLSGASDRAACDFQEDDSVHEYHRATNADYRGSGFDRGHLAAAANHKWSQKAMRDTFYLSNIAPQNPHLNQNAWNNLEKYCRSLARNNRNVYVCTGPLFLPRMEADGKMYVKYQVIGKNNVAVPTHFFKVLILEKESGEIELRSYVMPNSPVDDKIPLERFLVPIESIERASGLLFVPNILRRTSNLKAITAGKH, encoded by the exons ATGCTGCGGGCCCGGTGGGTGCTGCCGCTGGCGGTGGGCGCGGGGCTGGGGGCGGCCCTTGCCCgccgggagcaccgggagcgGGGCGATGCGGCCGAGGGGCTGCTGGCCCGCCTGCCCGTGCTGCCCGCCGTGGCAGCGGCCAGCCTGCCCGCGCCGCCGGGCTCGGGGCGCACCGAGCTGAGCAAGTACGGGCTGCCCGGGCTGGCGCAGCTGCGGAGCCGCGAGTCCTACGTGCTGTGCTACGACCCGCGGAGCCGCAGCGCGCTCTGGGTCATCGAGCAGCTCAACCGGGACACGCTCAGCGGCGCTTCGGACCGCGCCGCCTGCGACTTCCAGGAGGACGACTCGGTGCACGAATATCACCGCGCCACCAACGCCGACTACCGCGGCAGCGGCTTCGACCGCGGGCACCTGGCCGCCGCCGCCAACCACAAGTGGAGCCAGAAGGCCATGCGGGACACCTTCTACTTGAGCAACATCGCCCCGCAG AATCCTCATCTAAACCAGAATGCCTGGAATAACCTTGAGAAGTACTGCAGAAGCTTAGCAAGAAACAACAGGAATGTCTACGTCTGCACAGGACCCCTCTTCCTGCCCAG GATGGAGGCTGATGGGAAGATGTATGTGAAGTACCAGGTGATTGGGAAGAACAACGTGGCTGTCCCCACCCATTTCTTCAAGGTGCTCATCTTGGAAAAGGAGAGTGGGGAGATTGAGTTGCGCTCCTATGTGATGCCCAACAGCCCTGTGGATGATAAAATCCCCCTGGAGCGGTTCCTGGTTCCCATTGAGAGCATTGAGCGAGCCTCAGGGCTCCTCTTTGTCCCAAACATCCTCAGGAGAACAAGTAACTTGAAAGCCATCACAGCTGGAAAGCACTGA
- the TBC1D13 gene encoding TBC1 domain family member 13 isoform X3 — protein sequence MIIQPGIAKANLGVSREDVTLEDHPLNPNPDSRWNTYFKDNEVLLQIDKDVRRLYPDMAFFQRPTDYPCLLILDPQNEFETLRRRVEQTTLKSQTVARNRSGVTNVSSPLKTTPSSLNEYEVLPNGCEAHWEVVERILFIYAKLNPGIAYVQGMNEIVGPLYYTFATDPNSEWKEHAEADTFFCFTNLMSEIRDNFIKSLDDSQCGITYKMEKVYSTLKEKDVELYLKLQEQNIKPQFFAFRWLTLLLSQEFLLPDVIRIWDSLFADDKRFDFLLLVCCAMLTLIRDQLLEGDFTLNMRLLQDYPISDVHLILKKAKELQDSK from the exons ATGATTATTCAGCCTGGAATTGCCAAAGCAAACCTGGGTGTTTCAAGGGAAGATGTGACCTTAGAAGATCAC ccCCTCAATCCAAATCCAGACAGTCGATGGAATACTTACTTCAAGGATAACGAAGTGCTCCTCCAGATAGACAAAGATGTCAG GAGGCTGTACCCTGACATGGCGTTTTTCCAGCGCCCCACGGATTATCCCTGCCTGTTAATCCTGGACCCCCAGAACGAGTTTGAGACACTGCGCAGGCGGGTGGAGCAGACCACGCTCAAGTCACAGACGGTGGCACGAAACCGCAGTGGGGTGACAAAT GTGAGCTCCCCTCTTAAAaccacccccagctctctgaaTGAGTATGAAGTTCTGCCCAACGGCTGCGAAGCTCACTGGGAAGTGGTGGAGCGCATCCTGTTCATCTATGCCAAGCTGAACCCCGGGATAGCCTATGTCCAGGGCATGAACGAAATCGTGGGGCCTCTTTACTACACCTTTGCTACAGACCCTAACAGCGAATGGAAAG AACATGCTGAAGCAGACACGTTTTTCTGCTTTACCAATCTAATGTCTGAAATTCGGGACAACTTCATTAAGAGCCTGGATGATTCTCAGTGTGGTATTACCTACAAAATGGAGAAGGTGTACTCCACCCTGAAGGAAAAAGATGTGGAGCTGTATTTGAAACTG CAAGAACAGAACATCAAACCCCAGTTCTTTGCCTTCCGCTGGCTGACGTTGCTCTTGTCCCAAGAGTTCCTGCTGCCGGATGTCATCCGCATCTGGGACTCCCTCTTTGCTGACGACAAGCGCTTCGATTTCCTCCTGCTCGTCTGCTGTGCCATGCTGAC ACTCATCCGGGATCAGTTGCTGGAAGGAGATTTCACTCTAAACATGAGGCTGCTACAG GATTATCCTATCTCTGATGTTCATCTGATTTTGAAGAAGGCAAAGGAACTTCAAGATTCCAAGTAG
- the TBC1D13 gene encoding TBC1 domain family member 13 isoform X1 — MSRLHQSRIADFQEVLGEPTVALTKLRELCFSGIPFDGGLRCLCWKILLNYLPLEKALWSSLLKKQRDLYSQFLKEMIIQPGIAKANLGVSREDVTLEDHPLNPNPDSRWNTYFKDNEVLLQIDKDVRRLYPDMAFFQRPTDYPCLLILDPQNEFETLRRRVEQTTLKSQTVARNRSGVTNVSSPLKTTPSSLNEYEVLPNGCEAHWEVVERILFIYAKLNPGIAYVQGMNEIVGPLYYTFATDPNSEWKEHAEADTFFCFTNLMSEIRDNFIKSLDDSQCGITYKMEKVYSTLKEKDVELYLKLQEQNIKPQFFAFRWLTLLLSQEFLLPDVIRIWDSLFADDKRFDFLLLVCCAMLTLIRDQLLEGDFTLNMRLLQDYPISDVHLILKKAKELQDSK; from the exons ATGTCGCGGCTGCACCAGAGCAG GATCGCGGATTTCCAGGAGGTGCTCGGCGAACCCACGGTGGCTCTGACCAAGCTCCGCGAGCTGTGCTTCAGCG GAATTCCCTTTGATGGTGGGCTGCGCTGCCTGTGCTGGAAG ATACTCCTGAACTACCTCCCTTTAGAGAAAGCCTTATGGAGCTCTTTGCTGAAGAAACAGAG gGATCTGTATTCCCAGTTCCTAAAAGAAATGATTATTCAGCCTGGAATTGCCAAAGCAAACCTGGGTGTTTCAAGGGAAGATGTGACCTTAGAAGATCAC ccCCTCAATCCAAATCCAGACAGTCGATGGAATACTTACTTCAAGGATAACGAAGTGCTCCTCCAGATAGACAAAGATGTCAG GAGGCTGTACCCTGACATGGCGTTTTTCCAGCGCCCCACGGATTATCCCTGCCTGTTAATCCTGGACCCCCAGAACGAGTTTGAGACACTGCGCAGGCGGGTGGAGCAGACCACGCTCAAGTCACAGACGGTGGCACGAAACCGCAGTGGGGTGACAAAT GTGAGCTCCCCTCTTAAAaccacccccagctctctgaaTGAGTATGAAGTTCTGCCCAACGGCTGCGAAGCTCACTGGGAAGTGGTGGAGCGCATCCTGTTCATCTATGCCAAGCTGAACCCCGGGATAGCCTATGTCCAGGGCATGAACGAAATCGTGGGGCCTCTTTACTACACCTTTGCTACAGACCCTAACAGCGAATGGAAAG AACATGCTGAAGCAGACACGTTTTTCTGCTTTACCAATCTAATGTCTGAAATTCGGGACAACTTCATTAAGAGCCTGGATGATTCTCAGTGTGGTATTACCTACAAAATGGAGAAGGTGTACTCCACCCTGAAGGAAAAAGATGTGGAGCTGTATTTGAAACTG CAAGAACAGAACATCAAACCCCAGTTCTTTGCCTTCCGCTGGCTGACGTTGCTCTTGTCCCAAGAGTTCCTGCTGCCGGATGTCATCCGCATCTGGGACTCCCTCTTTGCTGACGACAAGCGCTTCGATTTCCTCCTGCTCGTCTGCTGTGCCATGCTGAC ACTCATCCGGGATCAGTTGCTGGAAGGAGATTTCACTCTAAACATGAGGCTGCTACAG GATTATCCTATCTCTGATGTTCATCTGATTTTGAAGAAGGCAAAGGAACTTCAAGATTCCAAGTAG
- the TBC1D13 gene encoding TBC1 domain family member 13 isoform X2, translating into MSRLHQSRIADFQEVLGEPTVALTKLRELCFSGIPFDGGLRCLCWKILLNYLPLEKALWSSLLKKQRDLYSQFLKEMIIQPGIAKANLGVSREDVTLEDHPLNPNPDSRWNTYFKDNEVLLQIDKDVRRLYPDMAFFQRPTDYPCLLILDPQNEFETLRRRVEQTTLKSQTVARNRSGVTNVSSPLKTTPSSLNEYEVLPNGCEAHWEVVERILFIYAKLNPGIAYVQGMNEIVGPLYYTFATDPNSEWKEHAEADTFFCFTNLMSEIRDNFIKSLDDSQCGITYKMEKVYSTLKEKDVELYLKLGTGTYSLFAWCLSDSKNRTSNPSSLPSAG; encoded by the exons ATGTCGCGGCTGCACCAGAGCAG GATCGCGGATTTCCAGGAGGTGCTCGGCGAACCCACGGTGGCTCTGACCAAGCTCCGCGAGCTGTGCTTCAGCG GAATTCCCTTTGATGGTGGGCTGCGCTGCCTGTGCTGGAAG ATACTCCTGAACTACCTCCCTTTAGAGAAAGCCTTATGGAGCTCTTTGCTGAAGAAACAGAG gGATCTGTATTCCCAGTTCCTAAAAGAAATGATTATTCAGCCTGGAATTGCCAAAGCAAACCTGGGTGTTTCAAGGGAAGATGTGACCTTAGAAGATCAC ccCCTCAATCCAAATCCAGACAGTCGATGGAATACTTACTTCAAGGATAACGAAGTGCTCCTCCAGATAGACAAAGATGTCAG GAGGCTGTACCCTGACATGGCGTTTTTCCAGCGCCCCACGGATTATCCCTGCCTGTTAATCCTGGACCCCCAGAACGAGTTTGAGACACTGCGCAGGCGGGTGGAGCAGACCACGCTCAAGTCACAGACGGTGGCACGAAACCGCAGTGGGGTGACAAAT GTGAGCTCCCCTCTTAAAaccacccccagctctctgaaTGAGTATGAAGTTCTGCCCAACGGCTGCGAAGCTCACTGGGAAGTGGTGGAGCGCATCCTGTTCATCTATGCCAAGCTGAACCCCGGGATAGCCTATGTCCAGGGCATGAACGAAATCGTGGGGCCTCTTTACTACACCTTTGCTACAGACCCTAACAGCGAATGGAAAG AACATGCTGAAGCAGACACGTTTTTCTGCTTTACCAATCTAATGTCTGAAATTCGGGACAACTTCATTAAGAGCCTGGATGATTCTCAGTGTGGTATTACCTACAAAATGGAGAAGGTGTACTCCACCCTGAAGGAAAAAGATGTGGAGCTGTATTTGAAACTG GGAACTGGCACATATTCATTGTTTGCCTGGTGCCTGTCTGACAGCAAGAACAGAACATCAAACCCCAGTTCTTTGCCTTCCGCTGGCTGA
- the ZER1 gene encoding protein zer-1 homolog isoform X1, producing the protein MASDSPESLMTLCTDYCLRNLEGTLCYLLDNETLRLHPDIFLPSEICDKLVNEYVELVKTDSIFEPHESFFTLFSDPRSTRLARIHLREHIVQDQDLEAIRKQDLIELYLTNCEKLTAKSLQTLVSFSHTLISLSLFGCCNIFYEEENPGGCEDDCLVNPTRQVLVKDFTFEGFSRLRILNLGRLIEGVNVETLLRPLASLAALDLSGIQLNDVGFLTQWKDSLVSLVLYNMDLSEEHIQVIAQLRKLRHLDISRDHLSSYYKFKLTRRVLNLFVENLVNLTSLDISGHTMLENCTIPSMEENMGQTSIEPAKSSIAPFRGLKRPLQFLGLFETSLCRLTHIPAYKVSGDKNEEQVLNAIEAYTEHRPEITSRAINLLFDIARIERCSQLLRALQLVITALKCHKDDKNIQVTGSAALFYLTNSEYRMEQSVKLRRQVIQVVLNGMESYQEVTVQRNCCLTLCNFSIPEELEFQYRRVNELLLSILNQSRQDESIQRIAVHLCNALVCQVDNDHKEAVGKMGFVMTMLKLIQKKLVDKTCDQVMEFSWSALWNITDETPDNCEMFLNYSGMKLFLECLKEFPEKQELHRNMLGLLGNVAEVKELRPQLMTSQFISVFSNLLESKADGIEVSYNACGVLSHIMFDGPEAWGICEPHREEVVKRMWAAIQSWDINSRRNINYRSFEPILRLLPQGISPVSQHWATWALYNLVSVYPDKYCPLLIKEGGIPLLKDMIKMASARQETKEMARKVIEHCSNFKEENMDTSR; encoded by the exons ATGGCATCTGACAGTCCTGAGTCGCTGATGACCTTGTGTACTGATTACTGCCTTCGCAACCTGGAGGGGACTCTCTGCTACCTCCTGGACAACGAAACGCTCCGGCTCCATCCCGACATCTTCCTGCCAAGCGAGATCTGTGACAAACTTGTCAATGA GTATGTGGAGCTGGTGAAGACAGACAGCATCTTTGAACCCCATGAAAGCTTCTTCACCCTCTTCTCAGACCCACGGAGCACCAGGCTAGCTCGGATCCACCTGCGGGAACACATCGTGCAGGACCAGGACCTGGAGGCCATCAGGAAGCAG gaTCTTATTGAGCTCTACCTGACTAACTGTGAGAAGCTGACAGCTAAGAGTCTGCAAACCTTGGTGAGCTTCAGCCACACACTGATCTCTCTGAGCCTCTTTGGCTGCTGCAATATCTTCTACGAGGAGGAGAACCCCGGGGGCTGTGAGGACGACTGCCTGGTGAACCCCACTCGCCAGGTCTTGGTCAAGGACTTTACTTTTGAAGGCTTCAGCCGCCTGCGCATCCTGAACCTAGGCCGCCTGATCGAGGGGGTAAATGTGGAGACACTGCTGCGGCCCTTGGCCTCCCTTGCAGCTCTCGACCTTTCTGGGATCCAGCTCAATGATGTGGGATTCCTGACCCAGTGGAAGGACAGTCTGGTTTCCTTAGTGCTTTACAACATGGACCTTTCAGAAGAGCACATACAAGTGATTGCACAGCTTCGCAAGCTCAG GCACCTGGATATCTCCCGAGACCATCTGTCCAGTTATTACAAGTTCAAGCTGACCCGGCGGGTTCTAAACCTGTTTGTGGAAAACCTGGTGAACCTCACTTCGCTCGACATCTCAGGGCACACCATGCTGGAGAACTGCACTATCCCCAGCATGGAGGAGAACATGGGCCAGACAAG CATTGAGccagcaaagagcagcattGCTCCCTTCCGGGGTCTGAAACGACCACTGCAGTTCTTGGGCCTTTTTGAAACATCCCTCTGCCGCCTGACCCATATTCCAGCCTACAAG GTGAGTGGAGACAAGAATGAAGAGCAAGTCCTGAATGCTATTGAGGCTTACACCGAGCACCGGCCGGAAATCACTTCCCGGGCCATCAACCTGCTTTTCGACATTGCCCGCATCGAGCgctgcagccagctgctgaGAGCCCTCCAG CTGGTGATCACAGCCCTCAAGTGCCACAAGGATGACAAAAACATTCAGGTGACGGGCAGCGCCGCGCTGTTCTACTTGACCAACTCCGAGTACCGCATGGAGCAGAGCGTGAAGCTGCGGCGCCAGGTCATCCAGGTGGTGCTGAACGGCATGGAGTCCTACCAGGAGGTCACA GTGCAGCGGAACTGCTGCCTGACGCTGTGTAACTTCAGCATTCCCGAGGAGCTGGAGTTCCAGTACCGCCGAGTGAacgagctgctgctgagcattCTCAACCAGAGCCGGCAGGATGAGTCCATCCAGCGCATCGCTGTGCACCTCTGCAATGCCCTGGTCTGCCAGGTGGACAACGACCACAAAGAAGCTGTGGGCAAGATGGGGTTTGTCATG ACAATGCTAAAGTTGATTCAGAAGAAGTTGGTTGATAAAACG TGTGATCAGGTGATGGAGTTCTCCTGGAGTGCCCTTTGGAACATCACTGATGAGACCCCAGATAACTGTGAGATGTTCCTTAACTACAGTGGCATGAAACTGTTCTTGGAGTGCTTGAAA GAGTTCCCAGAGAAACAGGAGCTGCACCGCAACATGCTGGGTCTCCTGGGCAATGTGGCAGAAGTGAAGGAGCTCCGCCCGCAGCTCATGACCTCCCAGTTCATCAGTGTGTTCAG CAACCTGCTGGAGAGCAAAGCTGATGGGATTGAGGTGTCCTATAATGCCTGTGGAGTGCTCTCCCATATCATGTTTGATGGTCCAGAGGCCTGGGGGATCTGTGAGCCTCACAGAGAGGAAGTTGTGAAGAGGATGTGGGCAGCCATCCAGAGCTGGGATATCAACTCCAGGAGAAATATCAATTACAg GTCATTTGAACCAATCCTTCGACTTCTTCCACAAGGGATCTCCCCAGTCAGCCAGCACTGGGCCACCTGGGCACTCTATAACCTGGTCTCTGTCTACC ctgaCAAGTACTGCCCACTGCTGATCAAAGAAGGTGGGATTCCTCTCCTGAAGGACATGATTAAAATGGCCTCAGCACGACAAGAGACCAAGGAAATGGCCCG GAAAGTTATAGAGCACTGCAGTAACTTTAAGGAGGAGAACATGGACACTTCCAGATAG
- the ZER1 gene encoding protein zer-1 homolog isoform X2 has protein sequence MASDSPESLMTLCTDYCLRNLEGTLCYLLDNETLRLHPDIFLPSEICDKLVNEYVELVKTDSIFEPHESFFTLFSDPRSTRLARIHLREHIVQDQDLEAIRKQDLIELYLTNCEKLTAKSLQTLVSFSHTLISLSLFGCCNIFYEEENPGGCEDDCLVNPTRQVLVKDFTFEGFSRLRILNLGRLIEGVNVETLLRPLASLAALDLSGIQLNDVGFLTQWKDSLVSLVLYNMDLSEEHIQVIAQLRKLRHLDISRDHLSSYYKFKLTRRVLNLFVENLVNLTSLDISGHTMLENCTIPSMEENMGQTSIEPAKSSIAPFRGLKRPLQFLGLFETSLCRLTHIPAYKVSGDKNEEQVLNAIEAYTEHRPEITSRAINLLFDIARIERCSQLLRALQLVITALKCHKDDKNIQVTGSAALFYLTNSEYRMEQSVKLRRQVIQVVLNGMESYQEVTVQRNCCLTLCNFSIPEELEFQYRRVNELLLSILNQSRQDESIQRIAVHLCNALVCQVDNDHKEAVGKMGFVMTMLKLIQKKLVDKTCDQVMEFSWSALWNITDETPDNCEMFLNYSGMKLFLECLKEFPEKQELHRNMLGLLGNVAEVKELRPQLMTSQFISVFSNLLESKADGIEVSYNACGVLSHIMFDGPEAWGICEPHREEVVKRMWAAIQSWDINSRRNINYRSFEPILRLLPQGISPVSQHWATWALYNLVSVYPDKYCPLLIKEGGIPLLKDMIKMASARQETKEMARKFPFAVLHEVL, from the exons ATGGCATCTGACAGTCCTGAGTCGCTGATGACCTTGTGTACTGATTACTGCCTTCGCAACCTGGAGGGGACTCTCTGCTACCTCCTGGACAACGAAACGCTCCGGCTCCATCCCGACATCTTCCTGCCAAGCGAGATCTGTGACAAACTTGTCAATGA GTATGTGGAGCTGGTGAAGACAGACAGCATCTTTGAACCCCATGAAAGCTTCTTCACCCTCTTCTCAGACCCACGGAGCACCAGGCTAGCTCGGATCCACCTGCGGGAACACATCGTGCAGGACCAGGACCTGGAGGCCATCAGGAAGCAG gaTCTTATTGAGCTCTACCTGACTAACTGTGAGAAGCTGACAGCTAAGAGTCTGCAAACCTTGGTGAGCTTCAGCCACACACTGATCTCTCTGAGCCTCTTTGGCTGCTGCAATATCTTCTACGAGGAGGAGAACCCCGGGGGCTGTGAGGACGACTGCCTGGTGAACCCCACTCGCCAGGTCTTGGTCAAGGACTTTACTTTTGAAGGCTTCAGCCGCCTGCGCATCCTGAACCTAGGCCGCCTGATCGAGGGGGTAAATGTGGAGACACTGCTGCGGCCCTTGGCCTCCCTTGCAGCTCTCGACCTTTCTGGGATCCAGCTCAATGATGTGGGATTCCTGACCCAGTGGAAGGACAGTCTGGTTTCCTTAGTGCTTTACAACATGGACCTTTCAGAAGAGCACATACAAGTGATTGCACAGCTTCGCAAGCTCAG GCACCTGGATATCTCCCGAGACCATCTGTCCAGTTATTACAAGTTCAAGCTGACCCGGCGGGTTCTAAACCTGTTTGTGGAAAACCTGGTGAACCTCACTTCGCTCGACATCTCAGGGCACACCATGCTGGAGAACTGCACTATCCCCAGCATGGAGGAGAACATGGGCCAGACAAG CATTGAGccagcaaagagcagcattGCTCCCTTCCGGGGTCTGAAACGACCACTGCAGTTCTTGGGCCTTTTTGAAACATCCCTCTGCCGCCTGACCCATATTCCAGCCTACAAG GTGAGTGGAGACAAGAATGAAGAGCAAGTCCTGAATGCTATTGAGGCTTACACCGAGCACCGGCCGGAAATCACTTCCCGGGCCATCAACCTGCTTTTCGACATTGCCCGCATCGAGCgctgcagccagctgctgaGAGCCCTCCAG CTGGTGATCACAGCCCTCAAGTGCCACAAGGATGACAAAAACATTCAGGTGACGGGCAGCGCCGCGCTGTTCTACTTGACCAACTCCGAGTACCGCATGGAGCAGAGCGTGAAGCTGCGGCGCCAGGTCATCCAGGTGGTGCTGAACGGCATGGAGTCCTACCAGGAGGTCACA GTGCAGCGGAACTGCTGCCTGACGCTGTGTAACTTCAGCATTCCCGAGGAGCTGGAGTTCCAGTACCGCCGAGTGAacgagctgctgctgagcattCTCAACCAGAGCCGGCAGGATGAGTCCATCCAGCGCATCGCTGTGCACCTCTGCAATGCCCTGGTCTGCCAGGTGGACAACGACCACAAAGAAGCTGTGGGCAAGATGGGGTTTGTCATG ACAATGCTAAAGTTGATTCAGAAGAAGTTGGTTGATAAAACG TGTGATCAGGTGATGGAGTTCTCCTGGAGTGCCCTTTGGAACATCACTGATGAGACCCCAGATAACTGTGAGATGTTCCTTAACTACAGTGGCATGAAACTGTTCTTGGAGTGCTTGAAA GAGTTCCCAGAGAAACAGGAGCTGCACCGCAACATGCTGGGTCTCCTGGGCAATGTGGCAGAAGTGAAGGAGCTCCGCCCGCAGCTCATGACCTCCCAGTTCATCAGTGTGTTCAG CAACCTGCTGGAGAGCAAAGCTGATGGGATTGAGGTGTCCTATAATGCCTGTGGAGTGCTCTCCCATATCATGTTTGATGGTCCAGAGGCCTGGGGGATCTGTGAGCCTCACAGAGAGGAAGTTGTGAAGAGGATGTGGGCAGCCATCCAGAGCTGGGATATCAACTCCAGGAGAAATATCAATTACAg GTCATTTGAACCAATCCTTCGACTTCTTCCACAAGGGATCTCCCCAGTCAGCCAGCACTGGGCCACCTGGGCACTCTATAACCTGGTCTCTGTCTACC ctgaCAAGTACTGCCCACTGCTGATCAAAGAAGGTGGGATTCCTCTCCTGAAGGACATGATTAAAATGGCCTCAGCACGACAAGAGACCAAGGAAATGGCCCG AAAATTCCCTTTTGCTGTACTGCATGAGGTCCTGTGA
- the ZDHHC12 gene encoding probable palmitoyltransferase ZDHHC12, producing the protein MGPGGRWVRAAHTALSAALVLGLLLHRTDLQKQEERGELLQPLIFVLLVLCSVLLYFKVSLMDPGFVKPEEEVKEGEDKGEGVVIPQIPGDIKLRRCGYCLVKQPMRAKHCQLCQHCVRRYDHHCPWLENCVGERNHPLFIVYLSVQLVVLLWGGHVAWSGLYFEQSQKWLQHNIFLLVSFLLIFIFTIVVLLLLVSHLYLISCNTTTWEFMSHHRISYLRHSELENPFDQGIILNLWRFFCSRHLTAWENIYFHRNSEPV; encoded by the exons ATGGGCCCCGGCGGGCGCTGGGTGCGGGCGGCACACACGGCCCTCAGCGCGGCCCTGGTGCTCGGGCTCCTCCTGCACCGCACGG ATCTGCAAAAGCAAGAGGAGCGCGGGGAGCTTCTTCAGCCGCTGATCTTCGTTTTGCTGGTGTTATGCTCGGTCCTGCTGTACTTCAAGGTGTCTCTTATGGATCCGGGTTTTGTTAAGCCTGAAGAAGAAGTGAAG GAAGGTGAAGATAAAGGAGAAGGTGTGGTGATCCCTCAGATTCCTGGTGACATTAAGCTGCGGCGCTGTGGTTACTGCCTGGTGAAG CAACCCATGAGAGCCAagcactgccagctgtgccagcactgcgTGCGGCGCTATGACCACCACTGCCCCTGGCTTGAGAACTGTGTAGGAGAAAGGAATCACCCACTCTTCATCGTCTACCTGAGCGTGCAGCTTGTGGTTCTGCTGTGGGGAGGCCATGTTGCTTG GTCAGGCCTCTACTTTGAACAATCTCAGAAGTGGCTGCAGCACAACATTTTCCTCCTTGTGTCCTTCCTCCTGATATTCATATTCACCattgtggtgctgctgctgcttgtttccCACCTGTACCTGATCTCATGCAACACCACGACCTGGGAGTTCATGTCGCACCACCGCATCTCCTACCTGCGGCACTCCGAGCTGGAGAACCCCTTTGACCAAGGGATAATCCTCAATCTCTGGAGATTCTTCTGCTCACGCCACCTCACTGCATGGGAGAATATCTATTTTCACAGGAACAGTGAGCCTGTCTAG